The Thamnophis elegans isolate rThaEle1 chromosome Z, rThaEle1.pri, whole genome shotgun sequence DNA window caaaatatattaattatgatatgaagttttaaagaaaaaaatactcaaATCAGAATTTTTATGGTTTACTCACAGTGAGACTGCAATTTATTCTGATAATATTTCTGCAACAATTCAAGATTTTTCAGGGAAAATAATGAAACTCTTTTCATGAAAAAGTGGGAAAATGCCTaatctattttctatttatatctACTTTAGTATCATTCATAATAAAGTGAAAAAGAAATGAGATTTAATTTTCTTATTAAAGTGATATTAAATAACATGTTATTTTATTCAAGGGAATAATAGGTAGCCCCTGAATTTAGTGCTGAGAATGTCATTTTCTCTGTACTTTTAAGAATTGCAATGTTTTTATTAAGCATAATATGAACATATGTTGGTAGAATGACAGCaatgtaatattatttttttaccttATGGAATTCATCACAGGAGATTTCTGAAATTCAACATAAACTCTGTTGAGGTTTTATATTGGTGCATTCCTCTTCCCAAAGGAAAGCATGTATAATGTTGGAAGAAGCGAGAGGATCAGAAGAAAAGAATGCTTTACTTATTATAATCACCATTATAACTATATTTCTTATGAACATTactgaataattaaatataaataataaagtacaaaaatgaagaaaaaggcaAACTTTGTATGACTCCGGGCATGAAAATGCAAAGAGAATGATTACATAATTTAGGGGCtatgatttttttatttcagtttggAAAAATCAGAAACTAAAAGAGAAGATTAGAAATCTAAGGGCAATAGTAGTACTTGGAAATCTGCAAAGGATAGTCTATTAGTTATGCTAGCAATCATTGATGAAAACAAAacatagaaattaaaataaaaattgaatattCAGAATGCCAATTATAATTAACACTGATGCCAAAATTTCACTCTTTGAAAGATATTACTTTTCAGGAATCAAAACAGTTTGATTCCCGAAACCATTATGGGACAAAccaaataaggggaaaaaacaggaaaTTTCCATGTATTATCTCTGCACAAAACTCAATTTCTCAGCAATAGAAGTAGTTTACAATGCATATTCAAATTTGTATTGCAGATATGAACAAGAAGAAAAGACATTTATCATGCTTGATGCACTTGTTAACAAGTTAGAAATTTTTGGATTCAATTGCATCCAGTGATTCAGATATACCAGAAATTTTTCTTTTGGGACTGATGGACAAAAGTTGTAAAAAGTCATATAAATTTCTTTTTGTATATAATAactgcacaaagatggaaagatccTGCAATGTATACAGTGGAGGAAAGGTTGATGAAGATGATGGAATTTCCTAAGATGACCAAATTTCTtggatcagaaaaaaaaaaggcaatgtcAACATTTATTGCTGACCTGGAAAGCTCTTATGAATTTTTTGTGTAAAACAAAATAATGTACttacattttatagttttgatgattacatagaataaattaaagaaagaagaaagtaatgatatatttaaataaaagggCAGTGAAGAAAGATTTATGCTATTGATTTAACTCCTTAAAATTATCTAAGTATAACAATGTAAACAGGTGTTAAATTATCAAGCATATAAAATGCCACCTTAGTATTTATTATTAAGCACATAACTTAATTGTACCTCTAATACATGAATTTCTCTACATGGTGGTACAATGCCAATGAGACTATCCTTCAGTTACACTTTCAACAATTGTGAACTATGTACAGAGACTCAAACTTTAatcaaaaaataataagatattTCAATTTATGTTAAATTTGCTACTAAATTCTTATATCTAAAAACAAATCAGTGTAAAGTGTATTATAAATAATGCACACAGGATGACTTGTTAGCTAATGGCATGCATATAAGGAAGATACAAATCTAACTAATTTAAATTCCAGAGTTACATAGCATGTCTGCATCTATATTAAAATATAGCAACCTTATATGTTTTGTTGGAGATCTATGGCTTTATACCAGCTGGGACAAATGAAGACAAGAGGTATTCTCACATTGCAGGTATAATAATCCTCCCATTTTTTTTATTGGGGACTGTGGAGAAATAGGGAAATTATCTGGACATTTTTCTGCTGGATTGGAACTAGAAGGACTATGGTGGTCAGAGAGAAGTGCTACAGATGACCTTTTTTATGGATTAGAAATGGGGTTATATTTTCCAAACAATTTCACCAAAGCAGATTTGATCTCTTTGTTCTTGAGACTGTATATGATGGGATTCAACATTGGTGTTAGGATGCTATACTGAATAGAGATCACTTTGTCCAAATCCATGAGTGATTCTAAATTTGGCTTTGTATACCGGAAGAAACCTGTAATGTAAAATAAGCCCACTACAATGAGGTGGGAACTGCAGGTGGAAAACACTTTTTGCCTGCCTTCTGCTGAATTAATTTTCAGGATGGTTGAAATGATGTAAATGTAAGACACCAGGGTGAAAAGAAATGAACTCAAACCAAATATAAAGATAGAGATAAGAAGAACAATATAATTGATACAAGACAAAGCCAAAAGTGAGGGAAGTTCACAGCTGTAATGTCTGATGGTATTGTTACTACAAAACTGCAGATTTAACAGTGGCAGTGCATTTGCCATACCGTACAAGAAACCCATTCCCCAGGACAAACCCACTAACTGTTTACAGGTTTCTTTGGTCATGTTTATGGTATAATGCAGTGGGTCACATATAGCAACATATCGATCATAAGCCATTGCTGAGAGGATGAACACTTCTGCACAAACTGTTTGGAAAAGGAAGAAATTCTGTGAAATGCATCCTTCCCAAGAAATGGTTTTCTTCTTTGTTATGAGGTTTCCTAACAATTTTGGAACAGTAACTGATGAATAGCAGATGTCGGCAAAAGCTAAATGTCTGAGAAAAAAGAACATGGGAGTCTGGAGGGTAAACTCAATCCTCGTCACAAGTATAATCACCATGTTGCCTAATAATGTCACTAAGAAGATTattaaaaacaagacaaaaagaaaatctTGTATATAAGGATCTTTTGAAAGTCCCAAGAGTATAAACTCTTTTATTTCAGTCTGATTTTCCATCTCAGATgattcaagaaaaataaaatctgtccaaaagaaagtaaaagagatAAAGATTAATATATGATGAATATAATCACATGATGAATATAATCACTTCAAATAGCAAATAAA harbors:
- the LOC116521411 gene encoding olfactory receptor 8S1-like, with product MENQTEIKEFILLGLSKDPYIQDFLFVLFLIIFLVTLLGNMVIILVTRIEFTLQTPMFFFLRHLAFADICYSSVTVPKLLGNLITKKKTISWEGCISQNFFLFQTVCAEVFILSAMAYDRYVAICDPLHYTINMTKETCKQLVGLSWGMGFLYGMANALPLLNLQFCSNNTIRHYSCELPSLLALSCINYIVLLISIFIFGLSSFLFTLVSYIYIISTILKINSAEGRQKVFSTCSSHLIVVGLFYITGFFRYTKPNLESLMDLDKVISIQYSILTPMLNPIIYSLKNKEIKSALVKLFGKYNPISNP